One genomic window of Arachis stenosperma cultivar V10309 chromosome 10, arast.V10309.gnm1.PFL2, whole genome shotgun sequence includes the following:
- the LOC130956419 gene encoding T-complex protein 1 subunit theta, whose protein sequence is MAPGFNIQPYGIQSMLKEGHKHLSGLDEAVLKNIDACKQLSTITRTSLGPNGMNKMVINHLDKLFVTNDAATIVNELEVQHPAAKILVLAGKAQQEEIGDGANLTISFAGEILQGAEELIRMGLHPSEIISGYTKAINKTIEILDELVEKGSETMDVRDKEQVISRMRAAVASKQFGQEDTICSLVADACIQVCPKNPANFNVDNVRVAKLLGGGLHNSTVVRGMVLKSDTVGTIKRIEKAKVAVFAGGVDTSATETKGTVLIHTAEQLENYSKTEEAKVEELIKAVAESGAKVVVSGGSVGEMALHFCERYKLMVLKISSKFELRRFCRTTGAVAMLKLGQPNPDDLGYVDSVSVEEIGGVRVTIVKNEEGGNSVATVVLRGSTDSILDDLERAVDDGVNTYKAMCRDSRTVPGAAATEIELAKRVKEFSFKETGLDQYAIAKFAESFEMIPRTLSENAGLNAMEIISSLYAEHASGNTKVGIDLEEGVCKDVSTIGVWDLHVTKFFALKYAADAACTVLRVDQIIMAKPAGGPRREQPAAGMDDD, encoded by the exons ATGGCGCCGGGTTTCAACATTCAGCCGTACGGCATTCAGTCGATGCTGAAGGAAGGTCACAAGCACCTCTCCGGCCTCGACGAAGCCGTCCTCAAGAACATCGACGCCTGCAAGCAGCTCTCCACCATCACCCGCACCTCCCTCGGCCCTAACG GTATGAATAAGATGGTTATAAATCATTTGGACAAGCTCTTTGTCACTAACGATGCGGCCACCATTGTCAACGAGCTTGAGGTCCAGCATCCTGCTGCTAAGATTTTGGTTTTGGCTGGGAAGGCTCAGCAGGAGGAGATCGGTGACGGTGCCAATTTGACGATTTCCTTTGCCGGCGAGATCCTGCAGGGCGCTGAGGAACTTATTCGGATGGGTCTGCACCCGAGCGAGATCATCAGTGGATATACGAAAGCAATTAATAAg ACTATTGAAATATTGGATGAATTGGTCGAGAAGGGTTCGGAGACTATGGATGTCCGTGATAAGGAGCAAGTTATTTCTAGAATGAGAGCAGCTGTTGCTAGCAAGCAATTTGGTCAGGAAGACACTATATGCTCGCTTGTTGCTGAT GCATGTATACAAGTGTGTCCCAAAAATCCTGCGAACTTTAATGTGGACAACGTCCGTGTTGCAAAGCTACTCGGAGGGGGCTTGCATAATAGTACTGTTGTTCGGGGAATGGTTTTGAAAAGTGATACCGTTGGGACCATAAAGCGAATCGAGAAGGCAAAG GTTGCTGTCTTTGCTGGTGGTGTTGATACATCTGCAACCGAAACCAAAGGAACTGTCCTCATACATACAGCAGAGCAG CTggaaaattattcaaaaactgAAGAGGCCAAAGTAGAGGAGCTCATTAAGGCGGTTGCAGAGTCTGGTGCCAAAGTGGTTGTCAGTGGAGGATCAGTAGGAGAGATGGCTTTGCATTTTTGTGAGCGTTATAA GCTCATGGTTTTGAAAATCAGTTCTAAGTTTGAGCTACGTCGATTTTGCCGGACAACGGGTGCTGTTGCAATG TTAAAACTTGGGCAACCAAACCCAGATGATCTTGGATATGTTGATTCTGTTTCAGTTGAGGAAATTGGTGGTGTCAGG GTAACCATAGTGAAAAACGAAGAGGGTGGAAATTCTGTGGCCACTGTTGTTTTACGAGGCAGTACCGACAGTATTCTAGATGATCTCGAAAGAGCAGTTGATGATGGGGTGAACACTTACAAG GCCATGTGCAGGGATAGCCGAACTGTACCTGGAGCTGCAGCAACTGAAATTGAATTGGCTAAAAGGGTGAAGGAATTTTCTTTCAAGGAGACAGG ATTGGATCAGTACGCCATAGCAAAATTTGCTGAAAGTTTTGAAATGATTCCAAGAACTTTGTCTGAGAATGCTGGGCTAAATGCAATGGAGATCATATCTTCTCTGTATGCGGAACATGCCTCAGGAAATACCAAAGTTGGCATTGATCTGGAAGAGGGTGTTTGTAAGGATGTGTCAACCATAGGGGTTTGGGATCTACATGTGACTAA GTTCTTTGCTCTTAAATACGCTGCTGATGCTGCATGCACTGTACTACGGGTGGATCAG ATCATTATGGCAAAACCAGCTGGTGGACCAAGGAGAGAGCAACCTGCTGCTGGCATGGATGATGATTAA
- the LOC130954662 gene encoding aladin isoform X1 — translation MASFPPLGSVTICEVNRELITANELSDDRANATYGKILGMVFSPVPFQLEQELERSPSPSPPPLESDTGEQEGTPAAAAAAAMAAEVVQKKSLVAVLEGFVSGCLRRLFYPNDVHLLPEVDLKGVSWHLNKHIVAFISGRTQVIIRDYEDSEGKEPTILTNESQRDVRVLEWRPNGGRMLAVGCKSGICIWAASYPGNAASVRSGTASFLGSLSRGSGIRYILVDFLRSQNDEHVSALTWSPDGRYLASASYESSAFTVWDVAQGMGTPIRRGLGGISTLKWSPTGDYFFASKFDGTFYLWETNTWTSEQWSSTSGFVKGATWDPDGRMILLAFSDSSTLGSVHFASKPPSLDAHLLPVDLPEILSLIRRSKGIEKIAWDDSGERLALSFKDGEDIYRGLIAIYDTRRTPLISTSLIGFIRGPGENPRPISFSFHGKFKQGPLLSVCWSTGFCCTYPLLFRSHMLP, via the exons ATGGCTTCCTTCCCTCCTCTTGGTTCCGTCACAATCTGCGAAGTCAACCGTGAACTCA TTACCGCCAACGAACTCTCCGACGACCGAGCCAATGCAACCTATGGAAAGATTCTT GGAATGGTGTTCAGCCCTGTGCCATTTCAGTTGGAGCAGGAGCTGGAGAGGTCGCCATCCCCTTCTCCGCCGCCTCTAGAAAGTGATACTGGCGAACAAGAAGGAACACCGGCagcggcggcggcggcggcaATGGCAGCTGAGGTTGTTCAGAAGAAAAGTCTTGTGGCAGTCTTGGAAGGCTTTGTAAGCGGGTGTCTCAGACGCCTATTTTACCCTAATGAT GTGCATTTGTTGCCAGAGGTTGATCTAAAAGGAGTGAGCTGGCACCTGAATAAGCATATAGTTGCGTTTATATCAGGGCGGACACAGGTCATCATCCGCGATTATGAAGATTCAG AGGGGAAGGAGCCAACTATCTTGACCAATGAATCACAGAGAGATGTTAGAGTACTAGAGTGGAGGCCCAATGGTGGGAGGATGCTTGCTGTTGGTTGCAA GAGTGGGATATGCATTTGGGCAGCTTCTTATCCTGGAAATGCAGCATCTGTCAGATCCGGCACTGCTTCATTTTTGGGAAGTTTGTCTAGAGGCTCGGGAATCCGGTATATCTTGGTTGATTTTCTTCGCAGTCAGAATGATGAACATGTTAGCGCACTTACTTGGAGTCCAGATGGAAGATA CTTAGCTTCTGCTTCATATGAGAGCTCTGCATTCACTGTGTGGGATGTTGCTCAAG GTATGGGGACGCCAATTCGTCGGGGATTAGGAGGCATATCAACGTTGAAGTGGTCACCTACTGGAGATTacttctttgcatcaaaatt TGATGGCACATTTTATCTTTGGGAAACAAATACCTGGACATCAGAACAATGGTCATCAACTAGTGGTTTTGTCAAG GGTGCAACATGGGATCCAGATGGGCGAATGATACTGCTTGCATTTTCTGATTCCTCGACTTTGGGATCTGTTCACTTTGCATCAAAGCCTCCCTCCTTAG ATGCGCATTTGTTACCTGTAGATTTGCCAGAGATATTATCATTGATAAGAAG AAGTAAGGGAATTGAAAAGATAGCATGGGATGATTCTGGGGAGCGATTAGCTTTGTCATTTAAAGACGGAGAGGATATTTACAGGGGTCTGATTGCCATATATGATACTAGAAGGACTCCTCTTATATCTACATCATTAAT TGGATTTATAAGGGGACCTGGAGAAAATCCAAGGccaatttctttttcatttcatgGGAAGTTTAAGCAGGGACCATTGCTCTCTGTG TGTTGGAGCACTGGATTTTGTTGCACTTATCCTCTGCTATTTCGCTCTCATATGCTTCCGTGA
- the LOC130954662 gene encoding aladin isoform X2 — protein sequence MASFPPLGSVTICEVNRELITANELSDDRANATYGKILGMVFSPVPFQLEQELERSPSPSPPPLESDTGEQEGTPAAAAAAAMAAEVVQKKSLVAVLEGFVSGCLRRLFYPNDVHLLPEVDLKGVSWHLNKHIVAFISGRTQVIIRDYEDSEGKEPTILTNESQRDVRVLEWRPNGGRMLAVGCKSGICIWAASYPGNAASVRSGTASFLGSLSRGSGIRYILVDFLRSQNDEHVSALTWSPDGRYLASASYESSAFTVWDVAQGMGTPIRRGLGGISTLKWSPTGDYFFASKFDGTFYLWETNTWTSEQWSSTSGFVKGATWDPDGRMILLAFSDSSTLGSVHFASKPPSLDAHLLPVDLPEILSLIRSKGIEKIAWDDSGERLALSFKDGEDIYRGLIAIYDTRRTPLISTSLIGFIRGPGENPRPISFSFHGKFKQGPLLSVCWSTGFCCTYPLLFRSHMLP from the exons ATGGCTTCCTTCCCTCCTCTTGGTTCCGTCACAATCTGCGAAGTCAACCGTGAACTCA TTACCGCCAACGAACTCTCCGACGACCGAGCCAATGCAACCTATGGAAAGATTCTT GGAATGGTGTTCAGCCCTGTGCCATTTCAGTTGGAGCAGGAGCTGGAGAGGTCGCCATCCCCTTCTCCGCCGCCTCTAGAAAGTGATACTGGCGAACAAGAAGGAACACCGGCagcggcggcggcggcggcaATGGCAGCTGAGGTTGTTCAGAAGAAAAGTCTTGTGGCAGTCTTGGAAGGCTTTGTAAGCGGGTGTCTCAGACGCCTATTTTACCCTAATGAT GTGCATTTGTTGCCAGAGGTTGATCTAAAAGGAGTGAGCTGGCACCTGAATAAGCATATAGTTGCGTTTATATCAGGGCGGACACAGGTCATCATCCGCGATTATGAAGATTCAG AGGGGAAGGAGCCAACTATCTTGACCAATGAATCACAGAGAGATGTTAGAGTACTAGAGTGGAGGCCCAATGGTGGGAGGATGCTTGCTGTTGGTTGCAA GAGTGGGATATGCATTTGGGCAGCTTCTTATCCTGGAAATGCAGCATCTGTCAGATCCGGCACTGCTTCATTTTTGGGAAGTTTGTCTAGAGGCTCGGGAATCCGGTATATCTTGGTTGATTTTCTTCGCAGTCAGAATGATGAACATGTTAGCGCACTTACTTGGAGTCCAGATGGAAGATA CTTAGCTTCTGCTTCATATGAGAGCTCTGCATTCACTGTGTGGGATGTTGCTCAAG GTATGGGGACGCCAATTCGTCGGGGATTAGGAGGCATATCAACGTTGAAGTGGTCACCTACTGGAGATTacttctttgcatcaaaatt TGATGGCACATTTTATCTTTGGGAAACAAATACCTGGACATCAGAACAATGGTCATCAACTAGTGGTTTTGTCAAG GGTGCAACATGGGATCCAGATGGGCGAATGATACTGCTTGCATTTTCTGATTCCTCGACTTTGGGATCTGTTCACTTTGCATCAAAGCCTCCCTCCTTAG ATGCGCATTTGTTACCTGTAGATTTGCCAGAGATATTATCATTGATAAGAAG TAAGGGAATTGAAAAGATAGCATGGGATGATTCTGGGGAGCGATTAGCTTTGTCATTTAAAGACGGAGAGGATATTTACAGGGGTCTGATTGCCATATATGATACTAGAAGGACTCCTCTTATATCTACATCATTAAT TGGATTTATAAGGGGACCTGGAGAAAATCCAAGGccaatttctttttcatttcatgGGAAGTTTAAGCAGGGACCATTGCTCTCTGTG TGTTGGAGCACTGGATTTTGTTGCACTTATCCTCTGCTATTTCGCTCTCATATGCTTCCGTGA
- the LOC130958175 gene encoding LOW QUALITY PROTEIN: protein sym-1-like (The sequence of the model RefSeq protein was modified relative to this genomic sequence to represent the inferred CDS: inserted 1 base in 1 codon), with translation MASMAHKSLLLRRAFTTLSSRPPQPPPLPSRIFLQPTQSLTSTCSLPHFKPQFRFCTSPLSALPDNASGGPRGPRGPNSGSGGGGGGGEGGEGAGGEDKWSFLSWYLALLEKYPVAVKAITSAILTLIGDLICQLVIDQSQSIDLKRTFTFTLLGFILVGPTLHFWYLYLSKLVTLPGASGVLLRLVIDQFLFAPTFIGXFLATLVTLEGGPSQAVPKLKQEWFSSVVANWQLWIPFQFLNFSFVPQQFQVLAANVVSLVWNVILSFKAHKEVPTK, from the exons ATGGCGTCAATGGCACACAAGTCGCTACTCTTGAGGCGTGCCTTCACCACTCTCTCATCTCGACCGCCACAACCACCTCCTCTTCCTTCTCGAATATTCCTTCAACCAACCCAATCTCTCACCTCCACCTGCTCCCTCCCTCACTTCAAACCTCAATTCCGCTTCTGCACTTCTCCCCTCTCTGCGTTACCCGACAACGCTTCCGGCGGACCACGTGGCCCTCGCGGCCCCAATTCCGGCTCCGGCGGTGGTGgcggaggaggagaaggaggagaaggagcaGGTGGAGAAGATAAGTGGTCCTTCTTGTCATG GTATTTGGCTCTTCTTGAAAAGTACCCTGTTGCAGTAAAAGCTATAACATCTGCAATTTTGACATTAATTGGAGATTTGATTTGCCAG CTTGTAATAGACCAATCGCAGTCTATAGACTTGAAGAGGACATTCACTTTCACTCTGCTTGGTTTTATCTTAGTAGGTCCAACACTGCATTTCTG GTACTTGTATCTGAGTAAACTGGTTACACTACCTGGAGCATCAGGTGTACTATTGCGGCTTGTAATTGATCAG TTCTTATTTGCTCCCACATTTATTG TTTTCTTAGCTacattggtgacacttgagggAGGGCCATCACAAGCTGTACCCAAACTTAAACAG GAGTGGTTTTCATCTGTTGTGGCAAATTGGCAATTATGGATACCTTTTCAATTTCTCAACTTCAGTTTTGTTCCACAGCAATTCCAG GTTCTTGCTGCTAATGTTGTATCTTTGGTATGGAACGTTATTCTCTCATTTAAGGCACACAAAGAAGTTCCTACAAAATAG
- the LOC130954058 gene encoding disease resistance protein RPV1-like, whose amino-acid sequence MCNLCSRLSLFITAMATTATNNTDENYDVFLSFGGDTRYNFTSHLLGAIKRQHVNTYVDFNLGRGSEISSALVSAIRKAPIAVIVLTDHTASSKWCLDEATEIMECKRTRNQIVLPIFYHLDPSDVRNQSGCYGVAFEEHMKQKDCIEKVPTWREALKQMANLSGWHCVANMNEYELVENIAEDVRKIVHSNCLNVNRAKDEFERQKDMLRQLYKKNQITSDQTLHVWEMAKIVNLTKDIGKASKLSEEIKKVIEEGKTSRKVMLVQNK is encoded by the exons ATGTGTAACTTATGTTCTCGTCTTTCTCTTTTTATCACTGCCATGGCCACAACCGCCACTAATAACACTGATGAAAATTATGATGTGTTCCTTAGCTTTGGTGGCGACACTCGCTACAATTTTACTAGTCACCTTCTTGGAGCAATCAAAAGGCAACATGTTAATACCTACGTTGATTTCAATCTGGGAAGAGGCAGTGAGATCTCATCAGCACTTGTTTCCGCAATCCGAAAAGCCCCGATTGCGGTCATCGTTCTAACGGACCACACAGCTTCGTCCAAGTGGTGCTTGGACGAAGCTACGGAGATAATGGAATGCAAGAGGACAAGAAATCAGATTGTGCTTCCAATATTTTATCATCTGGACCCCTCTGATGTTAGGAATCAAAGTGGATGTTATGGTGTGGCTTTTGAAGAGCATATGAAACAGAAGGACTGCATTGAAAAAGTTCCAACATGGAGGGAGGCCTTGAAACAAATGGCCAACCTGTCAGGCTGGCACTGCGTCGCCAACAT GAATGAATATGAACTGGTTGAGAATATTGCTGAAGATGTGAGAAAGATAGTCCACAGTAACTGTTTGAATGTAAACAGAGCAAAAGACGAATTTGAAAGACAAAAGGACATGCTTCGACAGCTCTACAAGAAAAATCAAATAACTTCGGATCAAACTTTACATGTATGGGAGATGGCAAAAATTGTAAACTTGACCAA GGACATTGGAAAGGCTTCAAAGCTGAGTGAAGAGATCAAGAAGGTCATTGAAGAGGGAAAAACTAGTAGGAAAGTGATGTTAGTCCAAAATAAATAA